A single Streptomyces mirabilis DNA region contains:
- the rplW gene encoding 50S ribosomal protein L23: MATRHPSIASKAAKAKKVARVAKAKRHETEGKNTVETPLSKSFTDPRDVLLKPVVSEKSYALLDEGKYTFVVAPGANKTQIKQAVQAVFSVKVTGVNTINRQGKRKRTKSGFGKRADTKRAIVTLAEGDRIDIFGQAS, encoded by the coding sequence ATGGCTACGCGTCACCCGAGCATTGCCTCGAAGGCCGCCAAGGCCAAGAAGGTCGCGCGCGTCGCCAAGGCGAAGCGTCACGAGACCGAGGGCAAGAACACCGTCGAGACGCCGCTGAGCAAGAGCTTCACGGACCCCCGTGACGTCCTTCTCAAGCCGGTCGTCTCCGAGAAGAGCTACGCGCTGCTCGACGAGGGCAAGTACACCTTCGTCGTGGCGCCGGGCGCCAACAAGACCCAGATCAAGCAGGCCGTCCAGGCGGTCTTCTCGGTCAAGGTCACCGGGGTCAACACGATCAACCGCCAGGGCAAGCGCAAGCGGACCAAGAGTGGCTTCGGTAAGCGTGCTGACACCAAGCGCGCCATCGTGACCCTCGCTGAGGGCGACCGTATCGACATCTTCGGCCAGGCCTCCTAA
- the rplD gene encoding 50S ribosomal protein L4, whose translation MSTIDILSPSGDTAGTVELPAEIFDVEKISIPLLHQVVVAQLAAARQGTHKVKRRGEVRGGGKKPYRQKGTGRARQGSTRAPQFAGGGVVHGPTPRDYSQRTPKKMKAAALRHALTDRARNARIHVITGVIEGETPSTKAAKSFLGKVSERKNVLLVIERSDEAALLSARNLPQVHILEPGQLNTYDVLVSDDVVFTQAAFESFVSGPQAADTEGSEA comes from the coding sequence ATGAGCACCATTGACATTCTGTCGCCCTCCGGCGACACCGCCGGGACCGTTGAGCTCCCGGCCGAGATCTTCGACGTAGAGAAGATCAGCATTCCGCTGCTTCACCAGGTCGTCGTCGCACAGCTGGCCGCCGCCCGTCAGGGCACGCACAAGGTCAAGCGTCGTGGCGAGGTCCGCGGTGGCGGTAAGAAGCCTTACCGCCAGAAGGGCACCGGCCGCGCGCGCCAGGGTTCGACCCGTGCGCCGCAGTTCGCCGGCGGTGGCGTCGTCCACGGCCCCACGCCGCGTGACTACTCGCAGCGGACCCCGAAGAAGATGAAGGCCGCGGCCCTGCGCCACGCCCTCACCGACCGGGCCCGCAACGCTCGCATCCACGTCATCACCGGCGTGATCGAGGGCGAGACCCCCTCCACCAAGGCCGCGAAGAGCTTCCTCGGCAAGGTCAGCGAGCGCAAGAACGTGCTCCTGGTCATCGAGCGCTCCGACGAGGCCGCGCTGCTCTCCGCGCGCAACCTGCCCCAGGTCCACATCCTGGAGCCGGGCCAGCTGAACACGTACGACGTTCTCGTCTCGGACGACGTGGTCTTCACCCAGGCCGCTTTCGAGTCCTTCGTGTCTGGCCCCCAGGCCGCTGACACCGAAGGGAGCGAAGCCTGA
- the rplC gene encoding 50S ribosomal protein L3, whose product MAKQIKGILGEKLGMTQVWDENNRVVPVTVVKAGPNVVTQVRTNDIDGYESVQIAFGEIDPRKVNKPLKGHFAKADVTPRRHLVEIRTADASEYTLGQEISAEVFEAGVKVDVTGKSKGKGFAGVMKRHNFKGLGAGHGTQRKHRSPGSIGGCATPGRVFKGLRMAGRMGNERVTTQNLTVHAVDAEKGLLLIKGAVPGPNGGLVLVRTAAKGA is encoded by the coding sequence ATGGCTAAGCAGATCAAGGGCATCCTGGGCGAGAAGCTCGGCATGACGCAGGTGTGGGACGAGAACAACCGTGTTGTTCCGGTCACCGTCGTCAAGGCCGGCCCCAACGTCGTCACCCAGGTGCGTACCAACGACATCGACGGCTACGAGTCGGTCCAGATCGCCTTCGGCGAGATCGACCCGCGCAAGGTGAACAAGCCCCTCAAGGGTCACTTCGCCAAGGCCGACGTCACCCCCCGTCGTCACCTCGTCGAGATCCGCACCGCGGATGCCTCCGAGTACACCCTCGGCCAGGAGATCTCCGCCGAGGTCTTCGAGGCGGGCGTGAAGGTCGACGTCACCGGCAAGAGCAAGGGCAAGGGCTTCGCCGGTGTCATGAAGCGTCACAACTTCAAGGGCCTCGGCGCCGGTCACGGCACCCAGCGCAAGCACCGCTCCCCCGGCTCCATCGGCGGCTGCGCCACCCCGGGTCGTGTGTTCAAGGGCCTCCGCATGGCGGGTCGCATGGGCAACGAGCGGGTCACCACCCAGAACCTGACCGTTCACGCCGTTGACGCGGAGAAGGGCCTGCTCCTTATCAAGGGCGCGGTTCCTGGTCCGAACGGCGGCCTCGTCCTGGTCCGCACCGCGGCCAAGGGGGCCTGA
- the rpsJ gene encoding 30S ribosomal protein S10: protein MAGQKIRIRLKAYDHEVIDSSAKKIVETVTRTGASVAGPVPLPTEKNVYCVIKSPHKYKDSREHFEMRTHKRLIDILDPTPKTVDSLMRLDLPAGVDIEIKL, encoded by the coding sequence ATGGCGGGACAGAAGATCCGCATCCGGCTCAAGGCCTACGACCACGAGGTCATCGACAGCTCGGCGAAGAAGATCGTCGAGACGGTGACCCGCACTGGTGCGTCGGTCGCGGGCCCGGTGCCGCTGCCCACTGAGAAGAACGTGTACTGCGTCATCAAGTCGCCGCACAAGTACAAGGACTCGCGCGAGCACTTCGAGATGCGCACGCACAAGCGCCTGATCGACATCCTCGACCCGACGCCCAAGACCGTTGACTCTCTGATGCGACTCGACCTCCCGGCCGGTGTCGACATCGAGATCAAGCTCTAG
- a CDS encoding VapC toxin family PIN domain ribonuclease, with amino-acid sequence MKKVCQAGSSIRHSGGQEQADHRPVARVGGVQHGQVDLRAVPASAHVARGLVAICSPVDSQTFGWGPLLDERWRRVVEQRREPVKIGHQRAPSPMDSLIVFTAEHHGPTVPPVDDDFAAIAKVRPGIPMIRLQPRTNDGPHSR; translated from the coding sequence GTGAAGAAGGTCTGCCAGGCCGGCTCCAGCATCCGCCACTCCGGCGGTCAGGAGCAGGCGGATCACCGACCGGTTGCGCGGGTCGGCGGCGTCCAGCATGGACAGGTGGACCTGCGCGCCGTCCCAGCATCGGCCCACGTCGCTCGCGGTCTGGTGGCCATCTGTTCTCCCGTCGACAGTCAGACCTTCGGCTGGGGCCCGTTGCTCGACGAGCGGTGGCGCAGGGTCGTCGAGCAACGGCGGGAACCGGTGAAGATCGGACACCAGCGAGCGCCCTCCCCCATGGACTCCCTGATCGTGTTCACGGCCGAACACCACGGCCCGACCGTGCCCCCCGTCGACGACGACTTCGCCGCCATCGCCAAGGTGCGGCCCGGTATCCCGATGATCCGGCTCCAGCCACGTACGAATGACGGGCCGCACTCGCGGTGA